A DNA window from Methylocystis heyeri contains the following coding sequences:
- the recN gene encoding DNA repair protein RecN: MLVRLSIRDIVLIDALDLEFERGLTTLTGETGAGKSILLDAFVLALGGRGDASLVRAGRPQGQVSAVFDLSPDHPANLAARELGLEAQGELILRRIQSVDGRTRAFVNDQPISAQGLRVIGRELVEIHCQHDERAMVDSSAHRELVDAHGGLLREAGEVRALHDAMHAARHALEDEESRVAKARADADYLRHAHEELDKLAPEDGEEERLAERRQSMQRAEKVAVDLRDALGAFSGDNSPAGHIAQAARRLERRAAQAPDLLEPPLRALAAAVDALSFAEEAVESALEQSNFDPRELETLEERLFALRACARKHHVSVAELPRLAERFALEIAALDASETRLALLQEKAEAARADYDAAAQALSKARREAAKKLDALVDAELKPLKLEGAHFRTEIASDPENRTSEGIDRAEFWVQTNPGSRPGPMVKVASGGELARFLLALKVVLADRGSAPTLVFDEIDTGVGGAVADAIGRRLARLGARVQVLAVTHAPQVAAKASRHLRIAKGAVGEAAAGENRVSTMVTLLQEAERREEIARMLAGATITDEARAAAARLLEGRA, from the coding sequence ATGCTAGTTCGGCTTTCAATTCGCGACATCGTGCTCATCGACGCGCTCGACCTCGAATTCGAGCGCGGGCTGACGACGCTCACCGGCGAAACCGGAGCGGGCAAATCGATATTGCTCGACGCTTTCGTGCTGGCGCTGGGCGGGCGCGGCGACGCTTCCCTGGTTCGCGCCGGCAGGCCTCAGGGGCAGGTTTCAGCCGTCTTCGATCTTTCTCCCGACCACCCCGCCAATCTCGCGGCTCGCGAACTCGGCCTCGAGGCGCAGGGCGAACTCATTCTGCGCCGTATCCAGTCGGTCGACGGGCGCACCCGCGCCTTCGTCAACGATCAGCCGATCAGCGCGCAGGGGTTGCGCGTCATCGGCCGGGAGCTCGTGGAGATCCACTGCCAGCACGACGAGCGGGCGATGGTCGATTCCTCCGCGCATCGCGAGCTCGTCGACGCCCATGGCGGACTCTTGCGCGAGGCGGGGGAGGTGCGGGCGCTGCATGACGCCATGCATGCGGCGCGTCACGCGCTGGAGGACGAAGAGTCGAGGGTCGCCAAGGCTCGGGCGGACGCCGATTATCTGCGCCACGCCCACGAAGAGCTCGACAAGCTGGCGCCGGAGGACGGCGAGGAGGAGCGCCTCGCCGAACGCCGGCAGTCGATGCAGCGCGCGGAAAAAGTCGCGGTCGATCTGAGGGACGCGCTCGGCGCCTTTTCCGGCGACAATTCCCCGGCGGGCCACATCGCGCAGGCGGCCCGGCGCCTGGAGCGCCGCGCGGCGCAGGCCCCTGACTTGCTGGAGCCTCCCCTTCGCGCGCTCGCGGCCGCCGTCGACGCCCTTTCCTTCGCCGAAGAGGCCGTCGAAAGCGCTCTGGAGCAGAGCAATTTCGATCCGCGCGAGTTGGAGACGCTTGAAGAGCGCCTGTTCGCCTTGCGCGCCTGCGCCCGCAAGCATCATGTGAGCGTCGCGGAACTGCCGCGGCTCGCCGAGCGCTTCGCCCTGGAAATCGCCGCGCTGGACGCTTCCGAGACGCGGCTGGCTCTGCTCCAGGAAAAGGCGGAGGCCGCCAGGGCCGACTATGACGCCGCGGCGCAGGCGCTGTCGAAGGCGCGCCGCGAGGCGGCGAAGAAGCTCGATGCGCTGGTGGATGCGGAGCTGAAGCCTCTGAAGCTCGAGGGGGCCCATTTTCGCACCGAGATCGCGAGCGACCCCGAAAACCGCACGTCCGAAGGAATCGATCGCGCCGAATTCTGGGTGCAGACCAATCCGGGCTCGCGGCCGGGGCCTATGGTCAAAGTCGCCTCGGGCGGCGAACTGGCGCGCTTTCTCCTTGCGCTCAAGGTGGTGCTCGCGGATCGCGGCTCGGCCCCGACGCTGGTGTTCGACGAGATCGATACGGGCGTCGGAGGCGCCGTCGCGGACGCCATCGGCCGGCGCCTGGCGCGGCTCGGCGCGCGGGTGCAGGTTCTGGCGGTCACTCATGCCCCGCAGGTCGCAGCCAAGGCCTCGCGGCATCTTCGCATCGCCAAGGGCGCGGTCGGCGAGGCCGCCGCCGGGGAGAACCGGGTTTCGACGATGGTGACGCTGCTCCAGGAAGCGGAACGCCGCGAGGAGATCGCCCGCATGCTCGCCGGAGCGACCATCACCGACGAGGCGAGAGCGGCGGCCGCGCGGCTTCTGGAAGGGAGGGCGTGA